The following proteins are co-located in the Heliorestis convoluta genome:
- the rsmG gene encoding 16S rRNA (guanine(527)-N(7))-methyltransferase RsmG, with protein sequence MNLENRQSSVTNKRNNDWSEKDDQRFRHVLLEGSQSFHLPIESHIIDNFSLYAKELVLTNNSLNLTAITEASEVAEKHFLDSILPLLASSIQDLTSNSIKVADIGTGAGFPGLPLAIMYPSWQVTLLDSLQKRCRFLEQLANQLDLSNTQVIHGRVEELGRQKELREQFDLVMARAVARLPVLVEYCLPFVKKDGLFIAMKGPEGKDEIVEAQKAISLLGGSVEWVEENTLPLSGDKRILICIRKENSTPHTFPRKAGVPSKKPIL encoded by the coding sequence ATGAATCTTGAGAATCGCCAGAGTTCTGTGACGAACAAAAGAAATAATGATTGGTCGGAAAAAGATGATCAAAGATTTCGTCATGTTCTTTTAGAAGGGTCGCAGTCATTTCATCTACCTATAGAAAGCCACATAATCGATAATTTTTCTCTCTATGCAAAAGAATTGGTTTTAACGAACAACAGCTTAAACTTAACAGCAATTACGGAAGCAAGTGAAGTGGCTGAGAAACATTTTTTAGATTCTATACTTCCTTTATTGGCTTCCTCGATACAAGATCTAACAAGCAATTCTATTAAAGTTGCTGATATTGGAACGGGTGCTGGTTTTCCAGGGTTACCCTTGGCTATCATGTATCCTTCTTGGCAAGTGACCTTACTTGATTCTTTACAAAAGCGCTGCCGATTTTTAGAACAACTTGCGAATCAATTAGATTTATCAAATACCCAAGTGATTCATGGACGGGTCGAAGAATTGGGTAGGCAAAAAGAATTGCGAGAACAATTTGATCTAGTTATGGCTCGTGCTGTTGCACGCTTACCTGTTTTGGTAGAATATTGCTTACCCTTTGTGAAGAAAGATGGTTTATTTATCGCTATGAAAGGTCCTGAAGGGAAAGATGAAATAGTAGAAGCCCAAAAAGCAATTTCGCTATTGGGTGGAAGCGTTGAGTGGGTTGAAGAAAATACATTGCCTTTGTCAGGAGATAAGCGTATTTTAATTTGTATAAGAAAAGAGAATTCAACGCCTCATACCTTTCCTAGAAAAGCTGGTGTTCCATCGAAAAAGCCGATTCTTTAA